A portion of the Bifidobacterium bifidum ATCC 29521 = JCM 1255 = DSM 20456 genome contains these proteins:
- a CDS encoding glycoside hydrolase family 2 TIM barrel-domain containing protein, which yields MFIPRYYESLGHLHVGTQPNRAYYVPASTPMDTVGENRVNSDRFMLLNGDWDFKYYASIYDLDAEVSRLRAAGRPVFYDVDFGGDDAPENADPRTAATGALAADGFTTTPVPSVWQNHGFDRHQYTNFDYPFPFDPPFVPQDNPCGVYLCDFMHTSDPDAPCTYLNFEGVDSAFYAWVNGEFVGYSQVSHSTSEFDVTDVLEDGVNTLAVLVLKWCDGSYQEDQDKFRMSGIFRDVYLLDRPEYAIRDMFVHTSIWRNVDSALVEAGISDDEYDASPVDHATVDVDFAFFDDADVPVKVQLFDEDGELVAETAAEPIDDPMAGDEDDVTVRTQPDASEADDATGTGSDDTAADDEEEGVIESIDDVAAIDDDSTDAQAALRIASVTGTLAGGANGTGFTGDSAFAPTAHASLAVDDPHLWTAETPYLYTIVYTTANEVITALVGIREVSVDGNVVKVNGKPIKLHGVNRHDSDPVTGPVISEEQLMRDLTLMKEHNVNAIRTSHYPNAPHFYDLYDRLGFYVVAEADNESHGAMRGVHPDESDAAVNKRWNRPIADNPAWIAPTVDRAQRSVERDKNHASIIFWSMGNECAYGCTFEAALLWTQTFDPSRLTHYESARYVDEGQECDYSYLDVHSRMYPSVEEIDQYFSEEGPRTPDGLRDGSNGDDGDNGVKPYVLCEFCHAMGNGPGDLEDYFTRIQRYDGLVGGFIWEWCDHAIDRGTNAAGEREYAYGGDSGEYPHFGNFCMDGLVYPDRTPHTGLLEFKNVYRPVRVTGFDAAAGTVTLHNYLDFLDAADAVFMTFELLVDGAETAWAAWESDPAAGATFREEHPGNYTPSMPSIAPHGDAVVDIPAEILDAIPEAGNVTMLVKYYQATDTETLPIGFELGFDEVAVPTADPRNQTVVAALADIADGIGSDDDVDDVADDGTDSVEGADDGANDAADAGYDDVVLADPLTVMQTDASITVEGSTFRYVLDRRTGLFSSMSFANRSLLNRPMELNVWRAPTDNDQYIKADWIRAQYDRAQARAYEVGVLVDEDDVIAKPESIELRADDEDAPVASFGDDAILDDGNVNAGDVSAMATSEDGSVVVDGQVTIHATMALVAPIVQRIADIDADWTIAPDGSVALRMHVMRDTDFPFLPRFGLRLFVPKPMRQIAYCGLGPNESYIDKRRSSYHGVFSGTPESLFEPYIKPQENGNHHDCDWASIASDDAELLVLRAGDHAFDFQALPYTQEELTAKAHNSELKPADSTVVCVDYMQSGIGSNSCGPKLHEKYRLDDAEFDFDLVLRPQAL from the coding sequence ATGTTCATTCCCCGGTACTACGAGAGTCTCGGCCATCTACATGTCGGCACGCAGCCGAACCGCGCGTATTACGTGCCCGCGTCCACGCCGATGGACACGGTCGGCGAGAATCGCGTGAATTCCGACCGTTTCATGCTGCTGAACGGCGACTGGGATTTCAAGTATTATGCGAGCATCTACGACTTGGACGCCGAGGTCTCCCGACTGCGCGCCGCCGGCCGCCCGGTGTTCTATGACGTGGATTTCGGCGGGGATGACGCACCGGAGAACGCCGATCCGCGCACTGCCGCCACGGGTGCGCTGGCGGCGGACGGCTTCACGACGACGCCGGTGCCGAGCGTGTGGCAGAACCATGGTTTCGACCGCCACCAGTACACGAATTTCGACTATCCGTTCCCGTTCGACCCGCCGTTCGTGCCGCAGGACAACCCGTGCGGCGTGTACCTGTGCGATTTCATGCATACGTCCGATCCTGACGCACCCTGCACGTACCTGAATTTCGAGGGCGTGGATTCGGCGTTCTATGCGTGGGTGAACGGCGAGTTCGTCGGGTATTCGCAGGTGTCGCATTCGACCAGCGAGTTCGATGTGACCGACGTGCTGGAGGACGGCGTGAACACGCTGGCCGTGCTGGTGCTGAAGTGGTGCGACGGCAGCTATCAGGAGGATCAGGACAAGTTCCGCATGAGCGGCATCTTCCGTGACGTGTATCTGCTGGACCGTCCCGAGTATGCGATTCGTGACATGTTCGTGCATACGTCGATTTGGCGCAATGTCGATTCCGCGCTGGTTGAGGCCGGCATCAGCGATGACGAATATGATGCGTCGCCGGTCGATCACGCGACGGTCGACGTGGATTTCGCGTTCTTCGACGATGCGGATGTGCCGGTCAAGGTGCAGCTGTTCGATGAGGATGGCGAGCTGGTGGCAGAGACGGCCGCGGAGCCGATCGATGATCCGATGGCCGGGGACGAGGACGACGTGACGGTTCGGACACAGCCCGACGCGAGCGAAGCCGACGACGCGACCGGCACTGGCAGCGACGACACCGCCGCGGACGACGAAGAAGAAGGCGTCATCGAGTCGATCGACGACGTGGCCGCCATCGACGATGACTCCACGGACGCACAGGCCGCACTGCGCATCGCGTCGGTGACCGGCACGCTCGCCGGCGGCGCGAACGGAACCGGATTCACCGGAGACAGCGCGTTCGCCCCGACCGCGCACGCATCCCTGGCAGTCGACGACCCGCATCTGTGGACCGCCGAGACGCCGTACCTGTACACCATCGTGTACACCACCGCGAACGAGGTCATCACCGCGCTCGTCGGCATCCGCGAGGTCAGCGTGGATGGCAATGTGGTCAAGGTCAACGGCAAGCCGATCAAGCTCCACGGCGTCAACCGGCACGACAGCGACCCGGTGACCGGCCCGGTCATCAGCGAGGAGCAGCTCATGCGCGACCTCACGCTGATGAAGGAGCACAACGTCAACGCGATCCGCACCAGCCATTACCCGAACGCGCCGCACTTCTACGACCTGTACGACCGTCTCGGCTTCTACGTGGTGGCCGAGGCTGACAACGAGAGCCACGGCGCGATGCGCGGCGTGCATCCGGACGAGAGCGACGCGGCTGTCAACAAGCGCTGGAACCGGCCTATCGCCGACAACCCCGCGTGGATCGCGCCGACCGTTGACCGCGCGCAGCGCAGCGTGGAGCGCGACAAGAACCATGCGAGCATCATCTTCTGGTCGATGGGCAACGAGTGTGCGTACGGCTGTACGTTCGAGGCGGCGCTGCTGTGGACGCAGACCTTCGATCCGAGCCGCCTGACGCACTATGAGAGCGCCCGGTATGTGGATGAGGGACAGGAGTGCGATTACAGCTATCTTGACGTACACAGCCGTATGTACCCGTCCGTCGAGGAGATCGACCAGTACTTCTCCGAGGAGGGGCCGCGCACGCCGGACGGGCTGCGCGACGGCAGCAACGGCGATGACGGCGACAACGGCGTCAAGCCGTACGTGCTGTGCGAATTCTGCCATGCGATGGGCAACGGCCCGGGCGATCTGGAGGATTATTTCACGCGCATCCAGCGTTATGACGGCCTGGTCGGCGGCTTCATCTGGGAGTGGTGCGACCATGCGATCGACCGTGGCACGAACGCGGCCGGCGAGCGCGAGTACGCGTACGGCGGCGATTCGGGCGAGTACCCGCATTTCGGCAATTTCTGCATGGACGGCTTGGTGTACCCGGACCGCACGCCGCATACCGGGCTGCTGGAGTTCAAGAACGTGTATCGGCCGGTGCGCGTGACCGGTTTCGACGCGGCCGCGGGCACGGTGACGCTGCACAATTACCTGGACTTCCTGGATGCCGCCGACGCGGTGTTCATGACGTTCGAGCTGCTGGTGGATGGCGCGGAGACCGCATGGGCTGCGTGGGAGAGTGATCCTGCGGCGGGCGCGACGTTCCGGGAGGAGCATCCCGGCAATTACACGCCGTCGATGCCATCGATCGCGCCGCATGGTGACGCGGTCGTCGACATACCGGCTGAGATCCTTGATGCCATACCCGAGGCCGGGAACGTGACAATGCTGGTGAAGTACTATCAGGCGACGGACACCGAGACACTGCCGATCGGCTTCGAGCTCGGCTTCGACGAGGTCGCCGTGCCGACCGCGGATCCACGCAATCAGACGGTCGTCGCCGCGCTGGCCGATATCGCCGATGGCATCGGCTCGGATGACGATGTCGACGACGTTGCCGATGACGGCACCGATAGCGTAGAAGGCGCCGACGATGGAGCGAACGATGCCGCGGATGCCGGCTACGACGACGTCGTGCTGGCAGACCCGCTGACCGTCATGCAGACCGATGCCTCGATCACCGTGGAAGGCTCGACGTTCCGGTATGTGCTCGACCGCCGTACCGGCCTGTTCTCGTCGATGTCGTTCGCGAACCGGTCGCTGCTTAACAGGCCGATGGAGCTGAACGTGTGGCGCGCTCCCACCGACAACGACCAGTACATCAAGGCCGATTGGATTCGCGCCCAGTATGACCGCGCTCAGGCGCGCGCGTACGAGGTCGGTGTACTGGTCGATGAGGATGACGTCATCGCCAAGCCCGAGTCGATTGAACTGCGTGCGGACGATGAGGATGCGCCGGTCGCCTCGTTTGGAGACGATGCGATCCTCGACGACGGCAACGTCAACGCCGGCGACGTGAGCGCCATGGCGACGTCCGAGGACGGCTCGGTGGTGGTCGACGGCCAGGTGACGATCCATGCGACGATGGCGCTGGTGGCGCCGATTGTGCAGCGCATCGCCGACATCGACGCCGACTGGACCATCGCGCCCGACGGTTCGGTGGCGCTGCGCATGCATGTGATGCGCGACACCGATTTCCCGTTCCTGCCGCGTTTCGGCCTGCGCCTGTTCGTGCCGAAGCCGATGCGGCAGATCGCCTATTGCGGTCTCGGCCCGAACGAAAGCTACATCGACAAGCGCCGGTCCAGCTATCATGGCGTGTTCTCCGGCACTCCCGAATCGCTGTTCGAGCCGTATATCAAGCCGCAGGAGAACGGCAACCATCACGACTGCGATTGGGCGAGCATCGCCAGCGATGACGCCGAGCTGCTGGTGCTCCGTGCCGGTGACCATGCCTTCGACTTCCAGGCGCTGCCTTACACCCAGGAGGAGCTGACCGCCAAGGCTCACAACAGCGAGCTGAAGCCGGCGGATTCGACGGTGGTGTGCGTGGATTACATGCAGTCCGGCATCGGGTCCAACAGCTGCGGTCCCAAGCTGCACGAGAAATACCGCCTCGACGACGCGGAGTTCGATTTCGATCTCGTCCTGCGCCCGCAGGCGCTCTGA
- a CDS encoding amino acid permease: MSKNTMHDSTATASRPGTGNTPAPAALRKSLKNRHVQLIALGGAIGTGLFYGSSESIALAGPSILLAYLVGGLAIFMIVRALGEMSVEDPRAGAFSYYATRYWSKRAGFVSGWNYWFNYILVSMVELSVVGSFVNYWFPAIPQWVSAAVFLVVIAAMNLLGVSKFGEFEFWFAIIKIVAVIAMIVSGLAVLIAGLPTDSGVKASFSNWFALDGGVLPHGLLQQSADGQWTGLLMALVVVMFSFGGTELIGITAGETEDPRRTIPRATNGIIWRILVFYIGALGVIMAVVPWNTIDGTTSPFVQIFDSVGVHAAAGILNFVCLTAVMSVYNSGLYANSRMLYSLARQGNAPEILGKLNFHGVPVVGVLASAAITALAVVVVFLWPDFAFNYLMSIATIAGVINWSMIMVTEIHFRRRVAAGDGPGELAGLTGDEALGRIHFKLPFARVMPYVVLAFLAFVVVLMCFSSSYRVAVIAGVVWLAILLTAYQVTQTCKTVRP; this comes from the coding sequence ATGAGCAAGAACACCATGCACGACAGCACGGCGACGGCCTCCCGCCCCGGCACCGGCAACACGCCGGCACCGGCGGCGTTGCGCAAATCGTTGAAGAACCGGCATGTCCAGCTGATCGCGCTGGGAGGGGCGATCGGCACCGGACTCTTCTATGGCTCCAGCGAGTCGATCGCGTTGGCAGGCCCGTCAATCCTGCTTGCCTATCTTGTGGGCGGGTTGGCTATCTTCATGATCGTGCGGGCGCTGGGCGAGATGTCGGTCGAAGACCCGAGGGCCGGTGCGTTCAGCTACTACGCGACCCGCTACTGGTCGAAGCGCGCCGGCTTCGTGAGCGGCTGGAACTACTGGTTCAATTACATTCTGGTGTCGATGGTGGAGCTGAGCGTGGTCGGCTCGTTCGTCAACTACTGGTTTCCCGCGATTCCGCAATGGGTGTCGGCCGCGGTGTTTCTCGTCGTGATTGCGGCGATGAACCTGCTGGGGGTGAGCAAGTTCGGCGAGTTCGAATTCTGGTTCGCGATCATCAAGATCGTCGCGGTGATAGCGATGATCGTCAGCGGGCTCGCGGTACTGATTGCCGGACTGCCAACGGATTCCGGCGTCAAGGCGAGCTTCTCGAACTGGTTCGCGCTCGATGGCGGCGTACTCCCCCACGGCCTGCTGCAGCAAAGTGCCGACGGCCAATGGACCGGACTGTTGATGGCGTTGGTCGTGGTGATGTTCAGTTTCGGCGGCACCGAGCTCATCGGCATCACGGCCGGCGAGACCGAAGATCCACGCAGAACCATTCCCCGCGCGACGAATGGCATCATCTGGCGCATCCTGGTGTTTTACATCGGCGCACTCGGCGTGATCATGGCCGTGGTGCCGTGGAACACGATCGACGGCACGACCAGCCCGTTCGTGCAGATCTTCGACTCGGTGGGTGTGCACGCGGCCGCCGGCATCCTCAACTTCGTGTGTCTGACCGCGGTGATGAGCGTGTACAACTCCGGCCTGTACGCCAACTCCCGCATGTTGTACTCGCTGGCCAGGCAGGGCAACGCGCCCGAAATCCTCGGCAAGCTCAACTTCCACGGCGTACCGGTTGTCGGGGTGCTCGCTTCCGCGGCCATCACCGCGCTGGCCGTGGTGGTCGTGTTCCTGTGGCCCGATTTCGCGTTCAATTATCTGATGTCGATCGCCACGATTGCTGGCGTTATCAACTGGTCGATGATCATGGTCACCGAGATTCATTTCCGTCGCCGTGTGGCGGCCGGAGACGGGCCCGGCGAGCTGGCCGGGCTCACCGGAGACGAGGCTCTGGGACGCATCCATTTCAAGCTGCCGTTCGCCCGCGTGATGCCGTATGTAGTGCTCGCATTCCTGGCATTCGTCGTGGTGCTCATGTGCTTCTCGTCCAGCTATCGCGTCGCCGTCATCGCCGGTGTGGTGTGGCTTGCGATTCTGCTGACCGCATACCAGGTCACGCAGACGTGCAAGACCGTCCGCCCTTAG
- a CDS encoding TetR/AcrR family transcriptional regulator, translating to MAKELTESRRTRYTRKAMQDALIDLMRERPLGSITIKALCEQADVNRSTFYAHYDSIEELLHDIEDETMAWVTTALDQLLMQPDAAGVEHVIEHICRYIADNRNHLQVLMSPTADLDFQQQLLGLIYSRRSVAEQMQPASSDPAEAQMRMRFAVSGSIGLLQYWLATDLAAPPETVAHIIFTMGMPGAR from the coding sequence ATGGCCAAGGAACTGACCGAAAGCCGCCGCACCCGTTACACGCGGAAGGCGATGCAGGACGCGCTCATCGACCTGATGCGCGAACGGCCGCTCGGCAGCATCACCATCAAGGCGCTGTGCGAGCAGGCGGACGTCAACCGCTCCACGTTCTACGCGCACTACGACAGCATCGAGGAGCTGCTACACGACATCGAGGACGAAACGATGGCATGGGTCACGACCGCGCTCGACCAGCTGCTCATGCAGCCTGACGCGGCCGGCGTCGAGCACGTCATCGAGCACATCTGCCGCTATATCGCCGACAACCGCAACCATCTGCAGGTGCTGATGAGCCCTACCGCCGACCTGGATTTCCAGCAACAGCTGCTCGGCCTGATCTACAGCCGCCGTTCCGTCGCCGAACAGATGCAGCCCGCCTCCAGCGACCCGGCCGAAGCGCAGATGCGCATGCGGTTCGCCGTATCCGGCAGCATCGGACTGCTGCAGTACTGGCTCGCCACCGACCTCGCCGCCCCACCAGAAACCGTCGCCCACATCATCTTCACCATGGGCATGCCCGGCGCCCGGTGA